A section of the Nitrospinota bacterium genome encodes:
- a CDS encoding aminopeptidase, which translates to MSETDLAKAAHNVIRNSLRVRKGEQVVVVIEEDRIEIAKALIVPVMEQGAQITFLPIFNEWRDFHRQLEKPLELTISSQNTLKSADVIISIIEANVGEVGFRKNILQYAQSQPCRIAHMPGVTVEDFRDYLKFDFTTIWKKGELLKSLLVKHVGKVMHIKTDFGTDIKLKISDKIHISSGIIDSPHRFGNLPAGEVYFVPEKNSANGHVVIDLARPGRVLEGEDTVEFDVKDGLIEPISGQPYNAWPEFKEVLSRRGANVLAEVGIGLNEDIKSPTGRDLIDEKMAKTMHFGIGDNVIFGGWNESEVHLDLVFSKPTVRIDNEVIMSEGKIEGI; encoded by the coding sequence GTGAGTGAGACCGATCTTGCTAAAGCCGCGCATAATGTCATTCGAAATTCTTTGAGGGTCCGAAAAGGAGAACAAGTTGTAGTTGTTATTGAAGAAGATAGGATTGAAATAGCCAAAGCCCTTATTGTTCCTGTTATGGAGCAAGGCGCGCAGATTACTTTTTTACCAATATTTAATGAGTGGCGCGATTTCCATAGGCAATTGGAAAAGCCTCTTGAACTTACTATTTCTTCACAGAACACGCTAAAATCAGCAGATGTGATTATTTCCATAATAGAAGCTAATGTAGGTGAAGTGGGATTCCGCAAAAATATTTTACAATATGCACAAAGTCAGCCTTGTCGGATTGCTCATATGCCAGGTGTTACGGTGGAAGATTTCCGTGATTATCTGAAATTTGATTTCACAACCATATGGAAGAAGGGTGAATTACTTAAAAGCTTACTAGTAAAACATGTTGGAAAAGTTATGCATATTAAGACAGATTTCGGAACAGATATCAAGCTTAAAATATCTGATAAGATTCATATTAGTTCGGGTATTATTGATTCACCCCACCGTTTCGGAAACCTTCCTGCCGGAGAGGTTTACTTTGTACCTGAAAAGAATTCTGCAAACGGCCATGTTGTTATTGATTTGGCTAGGCCAGGTCGTGTTCTTGAGGGTGAGGATACTGTCGAATTTGATGTAAAAGATGGTCTTATAGAACCTATCTCTGGTCAACCTTATAATGCATGGCCTGAGTTCAAAGAAGTACTATCACGTCGAGGAGCTAATGTATTAGCAGAGGTAGGTATTGGTCTTAATGAAGATATTAAATCGCCAACGGGTCGGGATCTAATTGACGAGAAAATGGCAAAAACCATGCATTTTGGTATTGGTGATAATGTAATCTTCGGTGGATGGAACGAATCGGAGGTTCATCTTGACCTAGTTTTTTCTAAACCAACCGTACGCATTGATAATGAAGTAATAATGTCTGAGGGTAAAATAGAAGGTATTTAA
- a CDS encoding 2,3-bisphosphoglycerate-independent phosphoglycerate mutase, with translation MDLRILQELAEENDRKILLLVLDGLGGLAMGPGGPTELEAANTPNLDALAADSSLGLMDPVAPGITPGSGPGHLALFGYDPFTHLIGRGALSCAGVNFPMEPDDIGIRMNFATSDEAGAIIDRRAGRIETSRCAELCKKLEKAVAIEGVEVYVRPEKEHRAAVVLRGQGLSDAVTGTDPQSTGLPPLAAIPTDGSPEAARTAEALNELTRQAAEILADDHPANAIIMRGAARKPTLPQMQEVFKLNPVAIATYPMYKGLARLVGMDVIEGLERTEEVFEALGDALDRYNFFFCHVKPTDSRGEDGDFDAKVRVIEEVDALIPTIPLEAFAAVAVTGDHSTPSKLRTHSWHPVPALIWSPTCRADGLPNFTERACATGSLGRFRGVELMPQLLAHAERLKRYGA, from the coding sequence ATGGACCTTCGGATTCTCCAGGAGCTGGCCGAAGAGAACGACCGGAAAATCCTCCTGCTCGTGCTCGACGGGCTGGGCGGGCTCGCCATGGGGCCGGGCGGCCCCACCGAGCTCGAGGCGGCCAACACACCCAACCTCGACGCCCTCGCGGCGGACTCGAGCCTAGGCCTCATGGACCCCGTGGCCCCGGGCATCACGCCCGGCAGCGGGCCCGGCCACCTGGCGCTCTTCGGCTACGACCCATTCACCCACCTGATAGGGCGGGGGGCGCTCTCATGCGCGGGGGTGAATTTCCCCATGGAGCCCGATGACATCGGCATCCGGATGAACTTCGCGACGAGCGACGAGGCCGGGGCCATCATCGACCGCCGGGCGGGACGCATTGAGACCAGCCGATGCGCGGAGCTCTGTAAGAAGCTGGAGAAAGCCGTCGCCATCGAGGGAGTAGAGGTCTACGTCCGGCCGGAGAAGGAGCACCGGGCGGCGGTGGTGCTTCGGGGCCAGGGCCTGAGCGATGCCGTCACCGGCACCGACCCACAAAGCACAGGGCTCCCGCCGTTGGCCGCCATCCCGACCGATGGAAGCCCCGAGGCCGCCCGGACTGCGGAAGCGCTAAACGAGCTCACCCGCCAGGCCGCCGAAATTCTAGCCGACGATCATCCGGCCAACGCCATCATCATGCGGGGAGCGGCCAGGAAGCCCACACTCCCCCAGATGCAGGAGGTCTTCAAGCTAAACCCCGTCGCCATCGCCACCTACCCGATGTACAAGGGGCTGGCCCGCCTCGTGGGGATGGATGTCATCGAGGGGCTGGAGCGGACCGAGGAGGTCTTCGAGGCATTGGGCGACGCGCTCGATCGCTATAATTTCTTCTTCTGTCACGTCAAGCCGACCGACAGCCGGGGCGAGGACGGTGACTTCGATGCCAAGGTCCGGGTCATCGAGGAGGTGGACGCCCTCATCCCCACCATCCCGCTTGAGGCCTTCGCGGCCGTCGCCGTAACCGGCGATCACTCGACCCCGTCCAAGCTACGCACCCACAGCTGGCACCCCGTACCGGCGCTCATCTGGTCGCCCACCTGCCGGGCCGACGGCCTGCCGAACTTCACCGAGCGGGCCTGCGCCACGGGCAGCCTGGGACGGTTTAGGGGAGTGGAGCTCATGCCCCAGCTTCTGGCCCACGCCGAGCGGCTGAAGAGATACGGGGCGTAG
- a CDS encoding N-6 DNA methylase — translation MPGRPFEKGAWERRVVGRAREAVSVLLRSNRGTVAGGDGLDAAVGAVLLAASVVLGERFLDGENSSSPLRDFLEDGLRKVEGARLRAILREAAGRHSILSEGLLGRGRKLFLHESLSQEASARLLSFLDAVVAEEAAHDEWAALRLLGTIYEASLGWEASEAGLARNTERVKALGAVYTPSGVAGLIVEATLRPLLSGSTTPEALEAVSVLDPACGAGVFLLEALRVLEGEAVRRCSVGPNRIERLPWRRRVAANCLSGVDIDPAAVHLTRLVLWLASGGGEETAAALRRSARVGDALVGAWRSDLDLAGGAEGGPDALRRAMDAWCDKFFAPEARPPAIHWELEFPDRFPPCGRGSGGWRAVVGNPPYVGSQALSGLAPYLRARFPETYTGYNDLSAFFFHRGLELLSPGGRLGFIAPSYWFQNTYGEKLRRYVLATSRIEEVFDFGPLQVFPGRGVHTAAAILSKVQQEEGEGVDGHLVRYRRLEAKDLAGVSDGSYEPDVRVPQASLQPSRWVFAPAQVKTILRKAQRVGRPLTALFHIEKGPTSGCNGVFTMNKKELEKHGIEHELLRPCLKNGDIRRYGPLAPMRWLLYLDGAVEVERYPGAAAYLEANRSALASRNEARRGRHPWWRMERPRKRALFEAPAKLVVPYRAPANRFTLDELGCFNDGGDIRVLVPRVGVDRSTLLAALAIANSALGTLVYKCLGKPKGEMLEFFVKPLASAPFGPPLLPSQGPKSSAHLSAWLDEEGPGGLVEKVLRQRGGEALVTPALALLADRMLALHRDGGEPGVIAEADEAIDRMVARLFGLTTNEEALAAAAARETRERGAE, via the coding sequence GTGCCCGGTCGGCCCTTTGAGAAGGGCGCCTGGGAGCGGCGGGTCGTCGGGCGAGCGCGCGAGGCGGTCTCGGTCCTGCTTCGATCCAATCGCGGCACGGTTGCTGGAGGCGACGGCCTAGATGCCGCTGTCGGCGCGGTTCTTCTGGCTGCCTCAGTTGTTTTGGGCGAGCGCTTCCTGGATGGAGAAAACTCCTCCTCCCCCCTCCGAGATTTTTTGGAAGACGGTCTCCGGAAGGTTGAAGGCGCGCGCCTCCGGGCGATCTTGCGCGAGGCGGCGGGTCGCCACTCAATTCTGTCCGAGGGTCTTTTGGGTAGGGGGCGGAAGCTTTTTCTTCACGAGAGCCTATCTCAAGAAGCATCTGCCCGGCTACTCTCGTTCCTCGACGCCGTGGTCGCAGAGGAGGCGGCCCACGATGAGTGGGCAGCCCTTCGGTTGCTTGGGACCATCTACGAGGCGTCCCTTGGATGGGAGGCGAGCGAGGCCGGTCTGGCTCGAAACACTGAGCGTGTTAAGGCCCTGGGGGCTGTCTACACTCCATCGGGCGTGGCGGGGCTAATCGTCGAGGCGACGCTTAGGCCGCTCCTTTCCGGCTCGACGACGCCCGAGGCCCTTGAGGCCGTCTCCGTCCTCGATCCAGCCTGCGGCGCCGGGGTTTTCCTCCTTGAGGCCCTTAGGGTGCTGGAGGGAGAGGCCGTCCGGCGGTGCTCCGTTGGACCGAACCGTATTGAACGGCTCCCCTGGAGGCGTCGGGTGGCCGCCAATTGTCTCTCCGGCGTCGACATCGACCCGGCCGCCGTTCACTTAACCCGCCTCGTCCTTTGGCTCGCCTCCGGCGGTGGGGAGGAGACGGCAGCGGCGCTCCGCCGCTCGGCCCGCGTGGGCGATGCTCTGGTGGGCGCCTGGCGGTCCGACCTGGATTTAGCCGGCGGAGCCGAGGGGGGCCCCGACGCCCTGAGGCGGGCGATGGATGCCTGGTGCGATAAGTTCTTCGCTCCTGAGGCGAGGCCTCCTGCCATCCACTGGGAGCTGGAGTTCCCGGATCGATTTCCTCCCTGCGGGCGCGGCTCTGGGGGATGGCGCGCCGTCGTCGGGAACCCTCCGTACGTGGGCTCGCAGGCGTTAAGCGGCTTGGCACCGTATCTAAGGGCCCGATTTCCAGAGACTTACACCGGCTACAACGACCTCTCTGCCTTCTTCTTCCACCGGGGCCTGGAGCTACTCAGCCCCGGCGGGCGGCTCGGCTTCATCGCCCCGTCGTACTGGTTCCAGAACACTTATGGGGAGAAGCTACGCCGGTACGTCCTCGCCACGAGCCGAATCGAAGAGGTATTCGACTTCGGCCCGCTCCAGGTCTTCCCCGGCCGGGGCGTCCACACGGCGGCGGCGATTTTGTCCAAGGTTCAACAGGAGGAGGGGGAGGGGGTCGACGGCCACCTCGTCCGCTACCGGCGCCTTGAGGCCAAAGATTTGGCGGGCGTTAGCGACGGGTCCTACGAGCCGGATGTCCGCGTCCCACAGGCCTCGCTACAGCCCTCCCGGTGGGTCTTTGCCCCTGCTCAGGTCAAGACCATCCTTCGGAAGGCCCAGAGGGTGGGTCGCCCATTAACGGCTCTGTTCCACATTGAGAAAGGCCCCACAAGCGGGTGCAACGGCGTCTTTACCATGAACAAGAAAGAACTTGAAAAACATGGTATTGAACATGAATTGCTGAGACCTTGTCTTAAGAATGGAGATATACGTCGCTACGGCCCGTTAGCCCCCATGCGGTGGTTGCTGTACCTTGACGGCGCGGTCGAGGTTGAGCGCTACCCCGGGGCGGCGGCCTACCTGGAGGCCAACCGGTCGGCCCTCGCCTCCCGGAACGAGGCCCGTCGCGGACGTCACCCATGGTGGCGCATGGAGCGTCCCCGCAAACGAGCTCTTTTCGAGGCCCCCGCGAAGCTCGTGGTCCCCTACCGGGCCCCGGCGAATCGCTTCACCCTTGACGAGCTCGGCTGCTTTAACGACGGAGGCGACATCCGGGTCCTGGTTCCCAGAGTCGGGGTGGACCGCTCCACGCTGCTAGCAGCCCTGGCCATTGCCAACAGCGCCCTTGGGACCCTCGTCTACAAGTGTCTCGGAAAACCGAAAGGTGAGATGCTCGAATTTTTCGTAAAACCCCTGGCCTCAGCCCCATTTGGGCCGCCTCTCCTCCCATCCCAGGGTCCAAAGTCCTCGGCCCATTTGTCGGCCTGGCTGGACGAGGAAGGCCCTGGTGGGCTGGTCGAGAAGGTCCTTCGGCAAAGGGGCGGCGAGGCTCTTGTCACTCCCGCCCTTGCCCTGCTGGCCGACCGCATGCTCGCTCTCCATAGGGACGGGGGGGAGCCGGGAGTCATTGCTGAGGCCGACGAGGCGATCGACAGGATGGTGGCCCGGCTCTTCGGTCTTACCACCAATGAGGAAGCCCTGGCGGCAGCTGCTGCCAGAGAAACCAGGGAGCGAGGGGCCGAATAG
- a CDS encoding SH3 domain-containing protein: MNHIEVPMLRHAISTFATVALFTAFTLLFPASLLAANKEAKGVPKIVCSSPGDSKGFRRKASRTILRVKTAANVRWGPGESFDKIFDSPLPKYFPLEALCKYEAAFPGGKKETWYFSRDFEGSMGWVSGRVVEEGGALIVKVKQALARSGPGPDKPAIWNLPKNYALKVINKKGKWYHVEDADGENAWIHQSVVWGSSD, encoded by the coding sequence ATGAATCATATAGAGGTGCCTATGCTACGACACGCCATCTCCACTTTCGCCACAGTCGCCCTATTCACCGCCTTCACCCTTCTCTTTCCTGCCTCTCTGCTTGCTGCCAATAAGGAGGCCAAGGGGGTCCCCAAAATTGTTTGCAGCTCGCCTGGGGATAGTAAAGGTTTTCGGAGAAAAGCCTCCAGGACAATCCTTCGGGTGAAGACCGCGGCCAACGTCCGCTGGGGGCCGGGGGAGAGCTTCGACAAAATTTTTGATTCCCCCCTACCAAAATATTTTCCTCTCGAGGCCCTTTGTAAATACGAGGCCGCCTTTCCTGGGGGTAAGAAGGAGACATGGTACTTTTCTAGGGACTTCGAGGGCTCTATGGGGTGGGTCAGTGGTCGTGTGGTCGAGGAAGGCGGAGCCCTCATCGTCAAGGTCAAACAGGCCCTGGCCCGTTCGGGGCCCGGGCCCGACAAGCCAGCCATATGGAACCTCCCCAAAAACTACGCCCTTAAGGTTATAAATAAAAAGGGTAAGTGGTACCACGTAGAGGACGCTGATGGCGAAAATGCCTGGATTCACCAAAGCGTGGTCTGGGGGAGCAGCGACTAA